Proteins encoded within one genomic window of Odocoileus virginianus isolate 20LAN1187 ecotype Illinois unplaced genomic scaffold, Ovbor_1.2 Unplaced_Scaffold_3, whole genome shotgun sequence:
- the DRD1 gene encoding D(1A) dopamine receptor, whose amino-acid sequence MRTLNTSAMEGTGLVAERDFSFRILTACFLSLLILSTLLGNTLVCAAVIRFRHLRSKVTNFFVISLAVSDLLVAVLVMPWKAVAEIAGFWPFGSFCNIWVAFDIMCSTASILNLCVISVDRYWAISSPFRYERKMTPKAAFILISVAWTLSVLISFIPVQLSWHKAKPTGPSEGNATSLSKTINSCDSSLSRTYAISSSLISFYIPVAIMIVTYTRIYRIAQKQIRRISALERAAVHAKNCQTTTGNGNPMECSQPESSFKMSFKRETKVLKTLSVIMGVFVCCWLPFFILNCMVPFCGSGETKPFCIDSITFDVFVWFGWANSSLNPIIYAFNADFRKAFSTLLGCYRLCPTTNNAIETVSINNGAVVFSSHHEPRGSISKDCNVVYLIPHAVGSSEDLKKEEAGGIVKPLEKLSPALSVILDYDTDVSLEKIQPITQNGQHPT is encoded by the coding sequence ATGAGGACTCTCAACACCTCTGCCATGGAAGGCACTGGGCTGGTGGCGGAGAGGGACTTCTCCTTCCGCATCCTCACAGCCTGTTTCCTGTCGCTGCTCATCCTGTCCACCCTCCTGGGGAACACGCTGGTCTGTGCCGCCGTGATCAGGTTCCGCCACCTGCGATCCAAGGTGACCAACTTCTTCGTCATCTCCTTGGCTGTGTCGGATCTCTTGGTGGCCGTCTTGGTCATGCCCTGGAAAGCAGTGGCCGAGATCGCTGGCTTCTGGCCCTTTGGGTCCTTCTGTAACATCTGGGTGGCCTTTGACATCATGTGCTCCACCGCATCCATCCTCAATCTCTGTGTCATCAGTGTGGACAGGTATTGGGCCATCTCTAGCCCCTTCCGGTATGAGAGGAAGATGACTCCCAAGGCAGCCTTCATTCTGATCAGTGTGGCATGGACTTTGTCTGTTCTTATCTCCTTCATCCCCGTGCAGCTCAGCTGGCACAAGGCAAAACCCACAGGTCCCTCCGAGGGGAATGCCACTTCCCTGAGCAAGACCATCAACAGCTGTGACTCCAGCTTGAGCAGGACAtatgccatttcatcctctctaaTAAGCTTTTACATCCCTGTGGCCATCATGATTGTCACCTACACGAGGATCTACAGGATCGCCCAGAAACAAATACGGCGCATCTCAGCCTTGGAGAGGGCAGCAGTCCATGCCAAGAACTGCCAGACCACTACAGGTAACGGAAACCCCATGGAATGTTCTCAACCAGAAAGCTCCTTTAAGATGTCCTTCAAAAGAGAGACTAAAGTCCTGAAGACCCTGTCGGTGATCATGGGGGTGTTTGTGTGCTGCTGGCtccctttcttcattttgaaCTGCATGGTGCCCTTCTGTGGGTCTGGAGAGACCAAGCCCTTCTGCATCGATTCCATCACCTTCGACGTATTTGTGTGGTTCGGGTGGGCAAATTCCTCCTTGAACCCCATCATTTATGCCTTTAATGCTGATTTTCGGAAGGCATTTTCCACCCTCTTAGGATGCTACAGGCTTTGCCCGACGACGAATAATGCCATAGAGACGGTTAGCATCAATAACGGGGCTGTGGTGTTTTCCAGCCATCACGAGCCTCGGGGTTCCATCTCCAAGGACTGCAATGTGGTGTAtctgatcccacatgctgtgggctCCTCCGAGGACctgaagaaggaagaggcaggGGGAATAGTCAAGCCCTTGGAGAAGCTGTCCCCAGCCCTGTCTGTCATTTTGGACTATGACACTGATGTCTCTCTGGAGAAGATCCAGCCCATCACACAAAATGGACAGCACCCGACCTGA